A single window of Candoia aspera isolate rCanAsp1 chromosome 3, rCanAsp1.hap2, whole genome shotgun sequence DNA harbors:
- the TMEM121 gene encoding transmembrane protein 121, translated as MVLPPPDKRHVCLTTIVIMTSMAFMDAYLVEQNQGPRKIGVCIIVLVGDICFLIVLRYVAVWVGAEVKTAKRGYAMILWFLYIFVLEIKLYFIFQNYKADKRNLETVARKALTLLLSICVPGLYLVLVALDSMEYIRTFRKKEDLRGRLFWVALDLLDILDIQANLWEPHKTGLPIWAEGLMFFYCYILLLILPCVSLSEISMQGEHIAPQKMMLYPVLSLVTINMVTIFIRAINMVLFQDSRVSTIFIGKNIIAIATKVCTFLEYKKQVKEFPQNAIALELQQNSVPHNQTLHSTQGLPHEQSPTREILDT; from the coding sequence AGAGCAGAACCAAGGGCCTCGTAAAATTGGTGTCTGCATCATCGTCCTGGTAGGAGACATCTGCTTTTTGATTGTGCTGCGCTATGTGGCCGTCTGGGTGGGGGCTGAGGTGAAGACAGCCAAACGGGGCTATGCTATGATTCTTTGGTTCCTCTACATCTTTGTGCTGGAAATCAAACTGTATTTTATATTCCAGAACTATAAggctgataagagaaatctggaGACGGTGGCCAGAAAGGCTCTGACTTTGCTTCTCTCCATCTGTGTGCCAGGATTGTATCTGGTGCTAGTAGCCTTGGACAGCATGGAATATATACGTACCTTCCGGAAGAAAGAGGATTTGCGAGGGCGTCTCTTCTGGGTGGCCTTAGACCTACTGGATATCTTAGATATTCAAGCCAACCTGTGGGAGCCACACAAGACTGGTCTGCCAATCTGGGCAGAAGGACTCATGTTCTTCTATTGCTACATACTGCTCCTGATCCTGCCCTGTGTTTCCTTGAGTGAGATTAGCATGCAAGGAGAGCACATTGCTCCCCAGAAAATGATGCTCTACCCTGTCCTGAGCCTGGTGACCATAAACATGGTTACCATATTCATCCGAGCCATTAATATGGTCCTATTCCAAGACAGCAGGGTCTCTACAATCTTCATTGGCAAGAATATaattgccattgccaccaaggtCTGCACATTCCTGGAGTACAAGAAGCAAGTGAAGGAGTTCCCACAAAATGCCATTGCCTTGGAGCTGCAGCAGAACTCAGTGCCCCACAACCAGACCCTCCACAGTACACAAGGCCTTCCTCATGAGCAGTCCCCCACCAGGGAGATTTTGGACACATGA